The sequence below is a genomic window from Selenomonadales bacterium.
CCTGCTTAAAGCCGACTTCTCCGGCTGTACCAGCGACACGCTAGCCACAAACATTAGGCTAAACAACTACCACGGCATTATGTCTACGCTTGCGCAGAACCTTGTGGGCCCGTTTATTGGGATTTTCGCAGTGCGTCTTGGGGCCAGCAACTATCAAATTGGCCTCCTCTCTTCGGCACCTGCACTGATGGCTCTGCTCGCGATGATTCCGGGCGCAAAGTACGTCGACAGCCGCAGCAACAAGAAACGCGTTACAGCTGCCTTTATGTGGGCACATCGCCTCTTTTTCTTTCTGCTTGCCCTTATCCCTTTGTTTGCCGAAGACAGCCGCGCAACCATTTTAGTTATCTTAATTGCCGCCATGAACTTCCCCGGAGCCATCAGCAATGTAGGTTGGCAGGGGTTTATTGCCAATGTCGTGCCAAGTGAGCGCCGTGCGGCTGCCTTTGCCGACCGCAATCGGCTGATGAATATCGTAGGGACGCTAGCGGTGCTTGGAGCGGGCCGCATGCTCGACATTATGCCCTTCCCGCTTGGATACCGCATTATGTTCACGCTAGCCTTTGTGCTGGCCATAGGGGAAATCTGGGTCTTCTCGCGGCTCAAGGAGCTCTCGCCAAGCGGCACACCGGCACACGGGCAGGACGTACCGTGGCCGCGCTTTCTCTTGGAGTTGCCGCGCTCAATTGCCGCAGACATTAAGGGTATGGCGCACCAGAAGCGTTTCTTGCGTTTTACCGCGACCTCGCTGTTTTTCCACTTTG
It includes:
- a CDS encoding MFS transporter, which encodes MHLPQHEKLKNGLALLKADFSGCTSDTLATNIRLNNYHGIMSTLAQNLVGPFIGIFAVRLGASNYQIGLLSSAPALMALLAMIPGAKYVDSRSNKKRVTAAFMWAHRLFFFLLALIPLFAEDSRATILVILIAAMNFPGAISNVGWQGFIANVVPSERRAAAFADRNRLMNIVGTLAVLGAGRMLDIMPFPLGYRIMFTLAFVLAIGEIWVFSRLKELSPSGTPAHGQDVPWPRFLLELPRSIAADIKGMAHQKRFLRFTATSLFFHFAWQVAWPLFTLYQTRELGANNLWISMLTLSNTGGTLLGYGFWVRYTQKYGSLKTLFISSLGMFMVPLVHAYSRSLTTIALFNIITGVIFSGVMLSLFNALLDMTPEDRRTTSIGYYNTAISLGAIAAPLAGVAMLNLFGYKVAFLVAAALRILGGLAFGAVYWLETAEQKKSAANP